The stretch of DNA GCGCGTTAGCGCGGGGATGAATCAGTGTACGTGGAGGGATCACGGGAGCCTGGTCGGACGTCCGGCTCCCGCGTGGCGGGGGAAGCTACTGCTGCTTCATCAACAGGCCGAGAGCCACGATACAGGCCAGCCAGATGATTCCGGTGCCGATGGTGAGCCGGTCCAGGTTCCGCTCCACGACCGAGGAGCCACCCAGCGACGAGGAGATGCCGCCGCCGAAGAGGTCGGAGAGACCGCCGCCTTTGCCCTTGTGGAGCAGGACCAGCAGCACCAGCAGCGCGCTGGTGACCATGAGGAGGATCGAGAACGCGATGATCACGGCCAGCTCTTCCTTGACGAAGGGGGTCCGGGCGCGTCACGTGCCCGGACCCCGACAGCCTACGACGATCGTCCGGAAATCTCCTAGCCCGCTTGCTCCCGGTAGCGGCAGATTTTCACGAACTCCTCCGCGTCCAGGCTGGCGCCGCCGACCAGCGCGCCGTCCACGTCGGACTGGGCCATGATCCCGGCGACGTTGTCCGCCTTGACCGAGCCGCCGTACAGGATCCGCACCTGGTCGGCCAGGTCGCCGGAGTACAGGTCGGCGAGCCGGCTCCGGATCGCCGCGCACACCTCCTGCGCGTCCTCCGGCGTGGCCACCTCACCGGTGCCGATCGCCCACACCGGCTCGTACGCGACCACGAGCTGGCGTGCCTGGTCGGCGTCGACGCCCTGGAGCGCCCCGGCCAGCTGGCCGAGCGTGTGCTCCACGTGCCGGCCGGCCTTGCGGACCTCCAGCGGCTCACCCACGCACAGGATCGGGATGAGCTGGTGCCGGAACGCCGCCTTGACCTTGGCGTTGACCAGAGCGTCGTCCTCGTGGTGGTACTGGCGCCGCTCGGAGTGGCCGACGATCACGTACGTGCAGCCGAGCTTGGCCAGCATCGCGCCGGAGACCTCGCCGGTGTAGGCCCCCTTGTCGTGCGCGGACAGGTCCTGCGCACCGTACTTGATGCGCAGCTTGTCCCCGTCCACCAGCGTCTGCACGCTGCGGATGTCGGTGAAGGGCGGGAGCACCGCCACCTCGACGGCCTGGTAGTCCTCGTCGGTGAGCGAGAAGGCGAGCTTCTGGACGAGCGCGATCGCCTCGAGGTGGTTGAGGTTCATCTTCCAGTTGCCGGCCATGAGCGGCTGGCGCGCGGGCTTCGACGTCGACTTCGGTGCAGCCATCGGTGTTCAGCCCTCCAATGCTTCCAGGCCGGGCAGCCGCTTGCCCTCCAGGTACTCCAGGCTCGCGCCACCGCCGGTCGAGATGTGACCGAACGCGTCCTCGGCGAAGCCCAGCTGACGCACGGCCGCGGCGGAGTCACCGCCACCGACGACGGTGAAGGCCCCGGAGTCGACGAGCGCCCGGGCGAGGGCCCGGGTTCCGCCCGCGAAGGCTTCCATCTCGAACACGCCCATCGGGCCGTTCCAGAACACGGTCTTCGCGCCGGCCAGCTTGCTCGCGAACAGCTTCGCCGACTCCGGCCCGATGTCCAGGCCCATCCGGTCGGCCGGGATCTTGTCGACCGGGTACACGTCGTGCTCGGCGTCGGCCTTGAACTCGGCGGCCGCGACCACGTCCACCGGCAGCACGATCTCCACGCCGCGCTTCTCGGCGTCGGCGAGGAAACCCCGGACGGTGTCCAACTGCTCGGCCTCCAGCAGGGACTTGCCGACCTCGCGCCCCTGCGCCTTGAGGAAGGTGTACGCCATGCCGCCGCCGATCACGAGCCGGTCGACGACCTTGAGCAGGTTCTCGATGACGCCGAGCTTGTCCGACACCTTGGCGCCGCCGAGCACCACCACGTACGGCCGCTCCGGGTTCTCGGTGAGCTTCTTCAGGACCTCGACCTCCTTCAGGACGAGGCCCCCGGCCGCGTGTGGCAGCCGCTGCGGCACGTCGTACACGCTGGCGTGCTTGCGGTGCACCGCGCCGAAGCCGTCGCCGACGTACAGGTCGGCCAGCGCCGCCAGGGCGTCGGCGAACGTGCCGCGCTCGGCGTCATCCTTGCTGGTCTCCCGCGGGTCGAAGCGCAGGTTCTCCAGCAGGGCGACGTCCCCGTCGCGCAGCCCCGCCACGGTGGCACGGGCGCTCTCCCCGACCGTGTCGGTCGCGAACGCCACCTCCCGGCCGAGCAGCTCACCCAGCCGCCGCGCGACCGGCTGGAGGGAGAACTCCGGCGCGGGAGCGCCCTTCGGCCGGCCGAGGTGGGCGCACACGATCACCTTCGCGCCGCGCTCGGCCAGCGCCCGGATGGTGGGCAGGCTGGCCCGGATGCGGCCGTCGTCGGTGATCCGCCCACCGTCCAGCGGCACGTTGAGGTCCGCCCGGACCAGCACCCGCTTGCCGGCGACCTCAAGGTCGTCGATGGTCTTCATGCTGTTGCGATCCTCACTGTCCCCACGGACGGTGCCATTGCATGCGTCGGGTGTGCGCACCGTTGACGGCGCGCACACCCGGTGAGAGATGTCCTTACAGGCCGGCGCCGATGTGCTGGACCAGGTCGACCAGCCGGTTGGAGTAGCCCCACTCGTTGTCGTACCAGCCGACGACCTTCACCTGGTTGGTGCCGTTCGCCATGGTCAGGCTCGCGTCGAAGGTGCAGGACGCCGCCGAGTTCACGATGTCGCTGGAGACGATCGGGTCCTCGGTGTAGTCGAGGATGCCCTTCAGCGTGCTCTCGCTGGCGGCCTTGAACGCGGCGTTGACCTCCTCCTTGGTGACCTCGCGCTCCAGCTCGACCACCAGGTCGGTCACCGAACCGGTCGGCACCGGCACGCGCATCGCGATGCCGTCCAGCTTGCCCTTCAGCTCGGGGATGACCAGCGAAGTGGCCTTCGCCGCGCCGGTGCTGGTCGGGATGATGTTGATCGCCGCGGCGCGCGCCCGGCGCAGGTCCTTGTGCGGGAAGTCCAGGATCACCTGGTCGTTGGTGTAGGCGTGGATGGTGGTCATCAGGCCCTTGACGATGCCGAAGCTCTCCATCAGGACCTTCGCCATCGGCGCCACGCAGTTGGTGGTGCAGGACGCGTTCGAGATGATCGTGTGCCGGGCGGGGTCGTACTTGTCGTGGTTGACGCCCATCACGATCGTGATGTCCTCGTTCTTGGCGGGTGCCGAGATGATCACCTTCTTCGCGCCGGCGTCGAGGTGCTTGCGCGCGTCCTCAGCCTTGGTGAAACGGCCGGTCGACTCGATGACGATGTCCACGCCCAGGTCGCCCCACGGCAGGGCGGCGGGGTCCTTCTCGGCGAACGCCTTGATGGTCCGGTCACCCACCGAGATCGCGTCCTCGGTGGCGGACACCTCGGTGTCCAGGCGGCCGAGGATGCTGTCGTACTTCAGCAGGTGCGCCAGCGTCGCGTTGTCGGTGAGGTCGTTGACGCCCACGACCTCGATGTTCGACGCACCCGACGCCAAGACGGCACGGAAGAAGTTACGACCGATGCGGCCGAAGCCGTTGATGCCTACCCGGATCGTCACGTAACCGTTCTCCTCGAGTGCCAGTGCCGGCGCGGAAACCGGCGATTCCACTTCCGCAGCCAAGGTGACCCTACCCAATGCGGGGTCTGATCAGCACAGGTAGCCCACCCTGTGGTACTACTCCCTGGTAGGTCGGCATGATATGTCCGGATTGCCGGGAATCATGACATGTCTCGTGGAGATCGCGGCCAGGTGTTCCGTCCTGTCGATCCGGCTCGGTGGGTGCGAGTCCGGCTGCCCACGGCCCACTCACGCCGACGCGGCGGCTCCAGCCGGTGATCGGCGCGACCGTGCCCGCGGGGCGGCACTCGCCCGAACTTCGGGGCTTCCGCAGGGGGTTCGGCCAGGACCGGGTCGACCCGGTCGTCGAGGACGACGATCGCAGGCCGCGTGGGAGCGCAGCCGGGTCCCCCGCTACGGGGCGACTATCTCTGAGGTGAGGCTCGCCTCGGTGCCGGGGATGCCGAGTTCGGCGGCGCGCTTGTCGGCCATCGCGAGCAGGCGGCGGATGCGGCCGGCGATGGCGTCCTTGGTGAGCGGCGGCTCCGCCAGCTGGCCCAACTCCTCCAGGCTGGCCTGCTTGTGCTCCAGGCGCAGCCGGCCGGCGGCGGCCAGGTGCGGAGGCACGTCGTCGCCGAGGATCTCCAGGGCGCGCTGCACCCGGGCCCCGGCGGCCACCGCGGCGCGGGCTGAGCGGCGCAGGTTGGCGTCGTCGAAGTTGGCGAGCCGGTTGGCGGTGGCGCGGACCTCGCGGCGCATCCGGCGCTCCTCCCAGGCGAGCACGCTCTCGTGCGCGCCGAGCCGGGTCAGCAGGGCGCCGATCGCGTCGCCGTCGCGGACCACCACGCGGTCCACGCCGCGTACCTCCCGGGCCTTGGCCTGGATGCCGAGCCGCCGGGCGGCCCCGACCAGGGCGAGCGCCGCCTCCGGGCCGGGGCAGGTGATCTCCAGGGAGGAGGACCGGCCCGGCTCGGTCAGCGACCCGTGGGCGAGGAACGCACCGCGCCAAGCCGCCTCGGCGTCGCAGGTGCCGCCGGAGACGACCTGCGGCGGCAGGCCGCGGATCGGCCGCCCCCGCCCGTCCAGCAGGCCGGTCTGGTGGGCCAGGCTCTCGCCCTCCCTGGCCACCCGCACCACGTACCGAGTGCCCTTGCGGATGCCGCTGGGGGCGAGGATCGCGATGTCGGAGGTGTGGCCGTAGATCTCGGCGATGTCCCGGCGCAGCCGTCGGGCCGCGGCGCCGGTGTCGAGCTCCGCCTCGACCACGATCCGGCCTCCCACGATGTGCAGGCCACCGGCGAACCGCAGGATGGCGGAAACCTCAGCCTTACGGCAGCACGTCTTGGTGATCGGCAGCCGGGCCAGCTCGTCCTTCACCGCCGCCGTCATCGCCATCGACTCAGTTCCTTCCCTGCCCGAAACCACACTGTGCGAAGATCTCGTCGTACGCCTTGGCCAGCCGCATCGGGTCGTGGCGCGGTGAGCCGTCGTCCATCGCGACCGGCGCGAGCACCAGCTCGGCCCCCAGGTCCGCCGCGGCGCGCGCCAGCCCGGCCCGGTCCTTCACCACGCCCACATCGGCCAGGACAATGTCGATCCGTAGCTCCGGGGCGTGGGCGCGCAGCACCTCCAGGTGCTTCTGCGGTGAGAATCCTTCGGTCTCCCCGGGCTGCGGGGCGAGGTTCAGCGCCACCACACGACGCGCCGAGGTCTCCAGCAGCGCCCGGGCCAGCTCGGGTACCAGCAGGTGCGGGATGACGCTGGTGAACCAGGAGCCCGGGCCGAGGACCACCCACTCGGCGTCCCGCACGGCGGCCACCGCCTCCGGCACCGCGGGCGGGTTCTCCGGGAGCAACCGGATGCTGAGCACCGTGCCGCGCGTGGTCGCCACCTGGGCCTGGCCACGTACCAGGGTGATCTCGTCCGGCCGCGCCGGGTCCACGCCGCGCACGCTGGCCTCGATGTCGAGAGGCACCCCCGCCATGGGCAGCACCCGGCCGCGCACGCCGAGCAGCCGACCGACCCATTCCAGCGCGGTGACCTGATCGCGGAGCAGCTCCCACAGGGCGACGATCAGCAGGTTGCCGACCGCGTGACCGTGCAACGGGCCGCTGCTGGCGAACCGGTGCTGAACCACGCGCGCCCAGGTCTGGCCCCACTCGTCGTCCCCGCACAGCGCTGCGAGCGCCTTGCGCAGGTCGCCCGGGGGCAGCACGCCGAACTCGGCGCGCAGCCTCCCCGAGGACCCGCCGTCGTCGGCGACGGTCACGATCGCGGTCAAGTCTTCGGTGAGCCGGCGCAGAGCCGACAGGGACGCGGCGAGCCCGTGCCCGCCGCCCAATGCAGCTACTCGAGGTGTCACGAACCGGCCTCTCACTCCCGCCCCAGGTCCCGATGCACCACGGTGGTCTCGATCCCGTCGCCCGCCAGCCGGCTGGCCAGTTCGCAGGCCATGGCCACACTGCGGTGCTTGCCGCCGGTGCAGCCCACCGCGATGGTCACGTACCGCTTCCCCTCCCGCAGATACCCCTCGGCGACCAGCTTCATGAGCTCGACGTACCGGTCGAGGAACTCCTTGGCCCCCGCCTGCCGCAGCACGTACTCGCTGACCTCGCGGTCCAGGCCGGTGCGCGGGCGCAGGTCGGGCACCCAGTGCGGGTTGGGCAGGAACCGGCAGTCCACCACCAGGTCGGCGTCGACCGGCAGGCCGTACTTGTACCCGAACGACATCACGGTCACCCGCAGCCCGAGCTTCTCCTCGACGGAGAAGTAGGCGTCGAGCTTGGCGCGCAGCTCGTGAACGTTGAGCGCCGAGGTGTCGATGACCAGGTCGGCCTCGCCGCGCAGGTCACGCAGCAGCTCCCGCTCCCGGGCGATGCCGTCCACGATGCGCCCCCCGTCGCCCTGCAGGGGGTGCGGCCGGCGCACGCTCTCGAACCGGCGGACCAGCACCTCCTCGCTGGCCTCCAGGAACACGATCCGCGGGCGCACGCCACCGGTCTGGAGCGTGGCCAGCGCGTCGCGCAGGTGGTCGAAGAACGACCGGCTGCGCACGTCGACGACGACCGCGATCTTCGGCACCGCCCCCTGGGAGCGCGCTCCCAGATCGACCATGGTCGGGATGAGGTTGGGCGGCAGGTTGTCCACGACGTACCAGCCCAGATCCTCCAGGCACTTGGCCGCGGTGCTTCTTCCGGCGCCGGACATGCCCGAGATGATGACCAGCTCCGGCCAGCTCGCGCCAGACGTCGGCGTGTTCACGACACTTCCCTTCCGTCCTCGAGGATCTCACCGGTCGCCGTGTTGACGGCGAACGCGGCCCCCGCCCGCGCGTCGCGTGGCCCAGGAACCGGGGCGGCCAGCGCCGCGGCCACCGCCGCGGCCGTCTTCGGCCCGATGCCCGGCACCTGGGCGATCTGCTCGGGCGTGGCGGCCGCGAGCTTCTTCACCGAGCCGAAGTGCTTGATCAACGCCTGCTTGCGAGCCTCCCCCAGGCCCGGCACGTTGTCCAGCACGCTCTCGCGCAGCGCCCTCGACCGCTTCTGCCGGTGGAAGGAGATCGCGAACCGGTGCGCCTCGTCGCGGACCCGCTGGAGCAGGTACAGGCCCTCGGAGGTGCGCGGCAGGATCACCGGGTCCTCCTGACCCGGCAGCCAGACCTCCTCCAGCCGCTTGGCCAGCCCGCACAGCGCCACCTCGTCGATGCCCAGCTCCTCCAGCGCCCGCTGGGCGGCGGCCACCTGTGCCGGGCCGCCGTCGACCACGACGAGGTTCGGCGGGTAGGCGAACTTGCGCGGCTTCCCCGTCTGCGGGTCGATCGCCGAGGGGCGCGTCCCCTCGCCGCCGTCCGCGGGCTCGTCGAAGCGGTCCAGTTCACCGATCCGCTCCCGTTCCTCCAGGTACCGCCGGAACCGCCGGCTGATCACCTCGTAGATCGAGGCCGCGTCGTCCTGGCCCTCGACCGCCCGGATCGTGAACCGCCGGTACTCGCCCTTGCGCGCCAGCCCGTCCTCGAACACCACCATCGAGGCGACCACGTTCGTGCCCTGCAGGTTGGACACGTCGAAGCACTCGATGCGCAGCGGCGCGGTGTCCAGGCCCAGGGCGTCTTGGATCTCCTGCAGCGCGCGGCTGCGGGTGGTCAGGTCCGAGGCGCGCTTGGTCTTGTGCAGCTTCAGGGCCTGCTCGGCGTTCTTGGCCACGGTCTCCAGCAGGGCGCGCTTGTCGCCGCGCCGCGGCACCCGCAGGTCGACCCGGGCACCCCGCAGGCCGGACAGCCAGTCGGTGAGCGCACGCGGGTCGGGCGGAAGCGCGGGCACCAGGATCTCGCGCGGCACGGCGTCGCCGCTCGCGCTGTCGGACAGCGGGCCGTACAGCTGCTGGAGGAAGTGCTCGACCAGCCCGCCGGCGTCGATGTCCTCGACCTTGTCCACCACCCAGCCGCGCTGGCCGCGCACCCGGCCGCCGCGCACGTAGAACACCTGGACGGCGGCCTCCAGCTGGTCCTCGGCGAGCGCGATCACGTCGGCGTCGGTGGCGTCGCCG from Carbonactinospora thermoautotrophica encodes:
- the secG gene encoding preprotein translocase subunit SecG; translation: MIIAFSILLMVTSALLVLLVLLHKGKGGGLSDLFGGGISSSLGGSSVVERNLDRLTIGTGIIWLACIVALGLLMKQQ
- the tpiA gene encoding triose-phosphate isomerase, with product MAAPKSTSKPARQPLMAGNWKMNLNHLEAIALVQKLAFSLTDEDYQAVEVAVLPPFTDIRSVQTLVDGDKLRIKYGAQDLSAHDKGAYTGEVSGAMLAKLGCTYVIVGHSERRQYHHEDDALVNAKVKAAFRHQLIPILCVGEPLEVRKAGRHVEHTLGQLAGALQGVDADQARQLVVAYEPVWAIGTGEVATPEDAQEVCAAIRSRLADLYSGDLADQVRILYGGSVKADNVAGIMAQSDVDGALVGGASLDAEEFVKICRYREQAG
- a CDS encoding phosphoglycerate kinase, with the translated sequence MKTIDDLEVAGKRVLVRADLNVPLDGGRITDDGRIRASLPTIRALAERGAKVIVCAHLGRPKGAPAPEFSLQPVARRLGELLGREVAFATDTVGESARATVAGLRDGDVALLENLRFDPRETSKDDAERGTFADALAALADLYVGDGFGAVHRKHASVYDVPQRLPHAAGGLVLKEVEVLKKLTENPERPYVVVLGGAKVSDKLGVIENLLKVVDRLVIGGGMAYTFLKAQGREVGKSLLEAEQLDTVRGFLADAEKRGVEIVLPVDVVAAAEFKADAEHDVYPVDKIPADRMGLDIGPESAKLFASKLAGAKTVFWNGPMGVFEMEAFAGGTRALARALVDSGAFTVVGGGDSAAAVRQLGFAEDAFGHISTGGGASLEYLEGKRLPGLEALEG
- the gap gene encoding type I glyceraldehyde-3-phosphate dehydrogenase; its protein translation is MTIRVGINGFGRIGRNFFRAVLASGASNIEVVGVNDLTDNATLAHLLKYDSILGRLDTEVSATEDAISVGDRTIKAFAEKDPAALPWGDLGVDIVIESTGRFTKAEDARKHLDAGAKKVIISAPAKNEDITIVMGVNHDKYDPARHTIISNASCTTNCVAPMAKVLMESFGIVKGLMTTIHAYTNDQVILDFPHKDLRRARAAAINIIPTSTGAAKATSLVIPELKGKLDGIAMRVPVPTGSVTDLVVELEREVTKEEVNAAFKAASESTLKGILDYTEDPIVSSDIVNSAASCTFDASLTMANGTNQVKVVGWYDNEWGYSNRLVDLVQHIGAGL
- the whiA gene encoding DNA-binding protein WhiA, coding for MAMTAAVKDELARLPITKTCCRKAEVSAILRFAGGLHIVGGRIVVEAELDTGAAARRLRRDIAEIYGHTSDIAILAPSGIRKGTRYVVRVAREGESLAHQTGLLDGRGRPIRGLPPQVVSGGTCDAEAAWRGAFLAHGSLTEPGRSSSLEITCPGPEAALALVGAARRLGIQAKAREVRGVDRVVVRDGDAIGALLTRLGAHESVLAWEERRMRREVRATANRLANFDDANLRRSARAAVAAGARVQRALEILGDDVPPHLAAAGRLRLEHKQASLEELGQLAEPPLTKDAIAGRIRRLLAMADKRAAELGIPGTEASLTSEIVAP
- a CDS encoding gluconeogenesis factor YvcK family protein, with protein sequence MRTGQPAGGRRDRDHRGASGPGAGVRGRFVTPRVAALGGGHGLAASLSALRRLTEDLTAIVTVADDGGSSGRLRAEFGVLPPGDLRKALAALCGDDEWGQTWARVVQHRFASSGPLHGHAVGNLLIVALWELLRDQVTALEWVGRLLGVRGRVLPMAGVPLDIEASVRGVDPARPDEITLVRGQAQVATTRGTVLSIRLLPENPPAVPEAVAAVRDAEWVVLGPGSWFTSVIPHLLVPELARALLETSARRVVALNLAPQPGETEGFSPQKHLEVLRAHAPELRIDIVLADVGVVKDRAGLARAAADLGAELVLAPVAMDDGSPRHDPMRLAKAYDEIFAQCGFGQGRN
- the rapZ gene encoding RNase adapter RapZ, whose product is MNTPTSGASWPELVIISGMSGAGRSTAAKCLEDLGWYVVDNLPPNLIPTMVDLGARSQGAVPKIAVVVDVRSRSFFDHLRDALATLQTGGVRPRIVFLEASEEVLVRRFESVRRPHPLQGDGGRIVDGIARERELLRDLRGEADLVIDTSALNVHELRAKLDAYFSVEEKLGLRVTVMSFGYKYGLPVDADLVVDCRFLPNPHWVPDLRPRTGLDREVSEYVLRQAGAKEFLDRYVELMKLVAEGYLREGKRYVTIAVGCTGGKHRSVAMACELASRLAGDGIETTVVHRDLGRE
- the uvrC gene encoding excinuclease ABC subunit UvrC translates to MADPATYRPAPGSVPDSPGVYKFRDEHGRVIYVGKAKSLRSRLNSYFTDVASLHPRTQAMVTTAAGVEWTVVANEVEALQLEYSWIKEFNPRFNVKYRDDKSYPSLAVTLNEEYPRLMVMRGPRKRGVRYFGPYAHAWAIRETLDLLLRVFPARTCSTGVFRRARQQGRPCLLGYIDKCSAPCVGRVSAEEHRRIVEDFCNFMAGNTATYIRRLEQQMRDAAANLEFERAARLRDDVQALRKALERNAVVLGDATDADVIALAEDQLEAAVQVFYVRGGRVRGQRGWVVDKVEDIDAGGLVEHFLQQLYGPLSDSASGDAVPREILVPALPPDPRALTDWLSGLRGARVDLRVPRRGDKRALLETVAKNAEQALKLHKTKRASDLTTRSRALQEIQDALGLDTAPLRIECFDVSNLQGTNVVASMVVFEDGLARKGEYRRFTIRAVEGQDDAASIYEVISRRFRRYLEERERIGELDRFDEPADGGEGTRPSAIDPQTGKPRKFAYPPNLVVVDGGPAQVAAAQRALEELGIDEVALCGLAKRLEEVWLPGQEDPVILPRTSEGLYLLQRVRDEAHRFAISFHRQKRSRALRESVLDNVPGLGEARKQALIKHFGSVKKLAAATPEQIAQVPGIGPKTAAAVAAALAAPVPGPRDARAGAAFAVNTATGEILEDGREVS